One part of the Candidatus Poribacteria bacterium genome encodes these proteins:
- a CDS encoding VOC family protein: MGNSVVHFEISGRDGESLSKFYGSLFGWNINYNTHGIYSVDPESENEVDGHIFSTTDDMCSDNGVTIYIQVDDLQTSLEKAESLGGQTLVPPRPIPSGIGSFALFLDPSGNCIGLYQPVV, translated from the coding sequence ATGGGAAACTCTGTCGTACACTTTGAAATATCAGGAAGGGACGGTGAATCACTAAGCAAGTTTTACGGTTCCTTGTTCGGTTGGAATATTAACTATAACACGCACGGCATCTATAGTGTGGACCCAGAATCAGAGAATGAAGTAGATGGACACATCTTCTCGACGACCGACGATATGTGTTCTGATAACGGCGTCACGATTTATATTCAGGTCGATGATCTTCAGACATCGCTTGAGAAGGCGGAGAGCCTCGGGGGTCAGACCCTTGTGCCGCCGCGTCCTATTCCGAGCGGCATAGGTTCCTTCGCGTTGTTCCTCGACCCAAGTGGCAACTGCATTGGTCTGTATCAGCCTGTGGTGTAA